A portion of the Phycisphaerales bacterium genome contains these proteins:
- the odhB gene encoding 2-oxoglutarate dehydrogenase complex dihydrolipoyllysine-residue succinyltransferase, translated as MATKIVIPEVGESITSGVIAAWSVADGEYVERDQTVLELETDKITMEVPAPAAGVVKHGAAEGDEVEVGSSVGEIDESAEKPGGGSDQSEATQAQAEQSSDSKQASESTQASKGSSKSEAKSEAKSEAEAETKASSGKGEKREASNGSGKSGGAPTATQAKAAETDRVPHPRVDRAQPGHATPLAEKVAGEHGVDLGSITGTGAGGRIREQDVLAYIQSAPRSNGATSNGSSGGGATSSRGVHREKMTPLRQRVANRLVEAQHTAAMLTTFNEVDMTAVMDLRKQYKEDFEKKHGVGLGFMSFFVKAVVQGLKAFPLVNGFIAEDDNGKPVIQTHDYCDVAIAVASPKGLVVPVLRNAEQLSFAQIESGIKELATKARDGKLTIDEMTGGTFTITNGGVFGSLMSTPILNPPQSAILGMHTIKKRAVEDPENPGGIALRPMMYLAVSYDHRIIDGAEAVQFLVTIKNCIENPERMLMDV; from the coding sequence ATGGCAACCAAGATCGTGATTCCAGAGGTCGGTGAGTCCATCACCAGCGGCGTCATCGCCGCGTGGAGCGTGGCCGACGGCGAATACGTGGAGCGTGACCAGACGGTGCTCGAACTCGAGACCGACAAGATCACCATGGAAGTGCCCGCGCCCGCGGCCGGCGTCGTCAAGCACGGTGCGGCCGAGGGCGACGAGGTCGAGGTTGGTTCGTCGGTTGGCGAGATCGACGAGTCGGCCGAGAAGCCCGGCGGCGGTTCGGACCAGTCCGAGGCAACGCAAGCTCAGGCGGAGCAGTCGTCCGATTCAAAGCAAGCGTCCGAATCGACGCAGGCCTCCAAGGGGTCGTCGAAGTCCGAAGCCAAGTCCGAAGCCAAGTCCGAAGCAGAGGCCGAGACAAAGGCAAGCAGCGGCAAGGGCGAGAAGCGGGAGGCGTCCAACGGTTCGGGCAAGTCGGGCGGCGCACCCACCGCGACGCAGGCCAAGGCCGCCGAGACCGATCGCGTGCCGCATCCGCGCGTCGATCGCGCCCAGCCCGGGCATGCCACGCCGCTGGCCGAGAAGGTCGCCGGCGAGCACGGGGTCGACCTCGGCTCGATCACCGGCACCGGGGCGGGCGGGCGCATCCGCGAGCAGGACGTGCTTGCGTACATCCAGTCGGCGCCTCGCAGCAACGGCGCGACGAGCAACGGGTCATCGGGCGGCGGCGCGACGAGCAGCCGGGGCGTGCACCGCGAGAAGATGACGCCGCTGCGGCAGCGCGTGGCCAATCGTCTGGTGGAGGCCCAGCACACCGCGGCGATGCTCACGACCTTCAACGAGGTCGATATGACCGCCGTCATGGACCTGCGCAAGCAGTACAAGGAAGACTTCGAGAAGAAGCACGGCGTGGGGCTGGGCTTCATGTCGTTCTTCGTCAAGGCCGTGGTGCAGGGGCTCAAGGCCTTCCCGCTGGTCAACGGCTTCATCGCCGAGGACGACAACGGCAAGCCCGTCATCCAGACGCACGACTACTGCGACGTGGCGATCGCGGTGGCCAGCCCCAAGGGGCTGGTGGTGCCGGTGCTGCGCAACGCCGAGCAACTGTCCTTCGCCCAGATCGAGAGCGGCATCAAGGAACTGGCCACCAAGGCCCGCGATGGCAAGCTCACGATTGACGAGATGACCGGCGGCACCTTCACCATCACCAACGGCGGCGTGTTCGGCAGCCTCATGAGCACGCCCATCCTCAACCCGCCCCAGTCGGCCATCCTGGGCATGCACACCATCAAGAAGCGGGCGGTCGAGGATCCCGAGAACCCCGGCGGCATCGCGCTGCGGCCCATGATGTACCTGGCGGTCAGCTACGACCACCGCATCATCGACGGGGCCGAGGCGGTGCAGTTCCTGGTGACCATCAAGAACTGCATCGAGAACCCCGAGCGGATGTTGATGGACGTCTGA
- a CDS encoding phosphatidylglycerophosphatase A: MITKPDGNLRWVTFFGLGHMRPFPGTWGSLPPLVLAMLLLLVLSDAAYAPVLRLAMLLVAIAFTLACVLLGDKAEPRFGRKDPSQVVADEVAGMALCLTLMPVVDAGWGRFGTLILAFVFFRAMDVVKPWPAYALQAKPGGWGVVLDDLAAGVQAAILLWFSFIVANI; encoded by the coding sequence GTGATCACGAAACCAGACGGCAACCTGCGATGGGTCACCTTCTTCGGCCTGGGCCACATGCGTCCGTTCCCGGGAACCTGGGGCTCGCTGCCGCCGCTGGTGCTCGCGATGCTGCTGTTGCTGGTGCTTTCCGATGCCGCCTACGCGCCGGTGCTGCGGCTCGCGATGTTGCTCGTTGCCATCGCCTTCACGCTGGCGTGCGTGCTGCTGGGCGACAAGGCCGAGCCCAGGTTTGGTCGCAAGGACCCAAGCCAGGTCGTGGCCGACGAGGTGGCGGGAATGGCGCTGTGCCTGACGCTCATGCCCGTGGTCGACGCTGGCTGGGGCCGCTTCGGCACGCTCATCCTCGCGTTCGTCTTCTTCCGCGCCATGGACGTCGTCAAGCCGTGGCCCGCCTACGCGCTGCAGGCCAAGCCCGGCGGGTGGGGCGTGGTGCTGGATGACCTGGCGGCGGGCGTGCAGGCCGCGATACTGCTGTGGTTCTCGTTCATCGTGGCGAACATCTAG
- the pgsA gene encoding CDP-diacylglycerol--glycerol-3-phosphate 3-phosphatidyltransferase: MSVQPWKRQVPNGLTIARLAMAAALVALIALAPPLEGRSGPQPAILAAMALFIVAAITDALDGYLARKWNAISVFGRIMDPFADKILVLGAVVMLVTPQFRVLTDQASAMAGGFVGWMAVVILGRELLVTSIRGVFESRGVDFSASGWGKAKMIAQSVAIPVCLLIAGLWASERPQWAAWVATLAAWGTTLVTAASAVPYITRALRANGPSRIQDNP, encoded by the coding sequence GTGTCCGTGCAGCCGTGGAAACGACAGGTCCCCAATGGCTTGACCATCGCCCGCCTGGCGATGGCCGCCGCGTTGGTGGCCCTGATCGCGCTCGCGCCGCCACTGGAAGGCCGAAGTGGTCCCCAACCGGCCATCCTGGCGGCAATGGCGCTGTTTATCGTGGCGGCCATCACCGACGCCCTGGACGGCTACCTGGCGCGTAAGTGGAACGCCATCAGCGTCTTCGGTCGCATCATGGACCCGTTTGCCGACAAGATCCTCGTGCTCGGGGCCGTCGTCATGCTGGTGACCCCGCAGTTCCGCGTGCTCACAGACCAGGCGTCGGCCATGGCCGGGGGCTTCGTGGGCTGGATGGCGGTCGTCATCCTCGGACGCGAGTTGCTGGTCACGTCGATCCGGGGCGTCTTCGAGTCTCGCGGCGTCGACTTCTCCGCATCGGGATGGGGCAAGGCCAAGATGATCGCCCAGAGCGTGGCCATCCCGGTCTGCCTGCTCATCGCCGGTCTCTGGGCGAGCGAACGTCCGCAATGGGCGGCATGGGTCGCCACCCTGGCCGCCTGGGGCACTACCCTCGTCACCGCGGCGTCGGCCGTGCCCTACATCACCCGGGCCCTGCGAGCGAACGGGCCCAGCAGGATACAGGATAACCCGTGA
- a CDS encoding NADH-quinone oxidoreductase subunit J: MIVHPVLLFLALAIGGVGVALSVPRRRFQASLIGGIIAATGVGVLIVALGAASLAEGGALPNPFFHVLAIIALGACLQVITHRRPVYAALYFILSILSTAGLYILLAAEFMAFALVIIYAGAILITYLFVIMLASQSQMEGQEEGMADYDAVGRGPITATIASFALLATLTAMLFTGVNQIEPPSPEQAAANQVAILEQLPGKIEKELARDDLIERGDRVIGLDERGSSAIVETAGGGTRQVALPDTVAPTNTEGLAFNLLGEYPGTIEIAGVILLMAMLGAVVLARKFAQIDEEAKAAAAAALSEGRTQEGQGHA; this comes from the coding sequence ATGATCGTGCATCCCGTGCTGCTGTTCCTGGCGCTGGCTATCGGTGGCGTGGGCGTGGCGTTGTCGGTCCCCCGGCGCAGGTTCCAGGCGAGCCTGATCGGCGGGATCATCGCCGCGACGGGCGTGGGCGTGCTGATCGTGGCCCTGGGCGCCGCGTCGCTGGCCGAGGGCGGCGCGCTGCCCAATCCGTTCTTTCACGTTCTGGCCATCATTGCGCTGGGCGCGTGCCTGCAGGTCATTACGCATCGCCGACCGGTGTACGCGGCGCTCTACTTCATCCTGAGCATCTTGTCGACGGCGGGGTTGTACATCCTGCTGGCGGCCGAGTTCATGGCCTTCGCGCTGGTCATCATCTACGCCGGTGCGATCCTGATTACCTACCTCTTCGTCATCATGCTGGCCAGCCAGAGCCAGATGGAGGGGCAGGAAGAGGGCATGGCCGACTACGACGCGGTCGGCCGCGGCCCGATCACGGCGACCATCGCCAGCTTCGCCCTGCTCGCCACGCTGACGGCGATGCTGTTTACCGGCGTGAACCAGATCGAGCCGCCCAGCCCGGAACAGGCCGCGGCGAACCAAGTGGCGATCCTCGAACAACTTCCCGGCAAGATCGAGAAGGAACTCGCTCGTGATGACCTCATCGAGCGTGGCGATCGGGTGATCGGCTTGGACGAGCGTGGTTCGAGTGCGATCGTGGAGACTGCCGGCGGGGGAACGCGGCAGGTCGCCCTCCCCGATACGGTCGCGCCCACGAACACCGAGGGCCTGGCCTTCAACCTGCTGGGTGAGTATCCCGGCACGATCGAGATTGCCGGCGTCATCCTGTTGATGGCCATGCTGGGCGCCGTCGTGCTAGCGCGCAAGTTCGCGCAGATCGACGAAGAGGCCAAGGCGGCCGCGGCTGCGGCGCTGTCCGAAGGCAGAACGCAGGAGGGCCAGGGCCATGCTTGA
- the nuoK gene encoding NADH-quinone oxidoreductase subunit NuoK: protein MLELLAQSAFPQAMGQGVLAHYLFVSGAMFTLGLVGFLTRRNLIIMFLCTEMMFQAAGIALIAFSRFHLNYDGQTFVIFVLTVAAAEAALALALVVFLFRKRDSLSAEAWSELKG from the coding sequence ATGCTTGAACTGCTCGCGCAGTCGGCCTTTCCGCAGGCGATGGGGCAGGGCGTCCTGGCGCACTATCTGTTCGTGTCCGGGGCGATGTTCACGCTCGGGCTGGTGGGCTTCCTGACCCGCCGGAACCTGATCATCATGTTCCTGTGCACGGAGATGATGTTCCAGGCCGCGGGCATTGCGCTGATTGCCTTCAGCCGGTTCCACCTGAATTACGACGGGCAGACCTTCGTGATCTTCGTGCTCACGGTGGCGGCGGCCGAGGCGGCCCTCGCACTGGCCCTGGTGGTGTTCCTCTTCCGCAAGCGAGACTCGCTGAGCGCCGAGGCGTGGTCGGAGCTTAAGGGATGA